A genomic segment from Gossypium hirsutum isolate 1008001.06 chromosome D04, Gossypium_hirsutum_v2.1, whole genome shotgun sequence encodes:
- the LOC107935806 gene encoding 2-oxoisovalerate dehydrogenase subunit alpha 2, mitochondrial isoform X2: MYSNMVTLQTLDTIFYEAQRQGRISFYVTSIGEEAINIASAAALTSDDIVFPQYREPGVLLWRGFTLQEFANQCFGNKADYGKGRQMPIHYGSNKLNYFTVASTIATQIPHAVGAAYSLKMDKKDACAVTYFGDGGTSEGDFHAAMNFAAVTESPVIFICRNNGWAISTPTSDQFRSDGIAVRGQAYGVRSIRVDGNDALAMYSAVHSARHMAVNEHRPILIEAVTYRVGHHSTSDDSTKYRPANEIEWWRMARDPVTRFRKWIEINGWWGSEAESQLRSSIRSQLLHAIQIAERAEKPPVNDLFTDVYDNIPSNLREQEKLLKETINRHPKDYPADVPI, encoded by the exons ATGTATAGCAACATGGTCACCCTTCAAACTTTGGATACCATATTCTACGAAGCTCAAAGGCAAGGAAGAATTTCCTTCTACGTGACCTCCATTGGAGAAGAGGCTATCAACATTGCATCGGCAGCGGCACTTACATCAGATGACATTGTTTTCCCCCAG TACAGGGAGCCAGGAGTTCTATTATGGCGTGGTTTCACCTTGCAAGAATTTGCAAACCAGTGTTTTGGAAACAAAGCTGATTATGGGAAAGGCAGACAAATGCCTATTCATTATGGATCTAACAAGCTTAACTACTTCACCGTAGCATCAACTATTGC TACACAAATTCCTCATGCAGTTGGTGCTGCATATTCtctgaagatggacaaaaaagaTGCATGTGCTGTCACTTACTTTGGTGATGGTGGCACAAGTGAG GGAGATTTTCATGCTGCTATGAATTTTGCGGCGGTCACAGAGTCTCCAGTCATTTTTATCTGCAGGAATAACGGATGGGCAATTAGTACACCCACTTCAGACCAGTTTCGAA GTGATGGGATTGCTGTTAGAGGGCAAGCTTATGGAGTCCGGAGCATTCGTGTAGATGGTAATGATGCACTTGCGATGTATAGTGCAGTTCACTCTGCACGTCATATGGCTGTAAATGAACATAGGCCCATTTTAATTGAA GCTGTTACATATCGAGTTGGACACCACTCCACATCAGATGATTCCACCAAGTACCGTCCTGCCAATGAAATCGAATGGTGGAGAATGGCAAGAGACCCTGTAACAAGATTTCGAAAGTGGATTGAGATAAATGGTTGGTGGGGTAGTGAGGCTGAGTCACAGCTCAGAAGCAGCATTCGGAGTCAG TTATTGCATGCAATTCAGATagcagagagagctgagaaaccTCCAGTTAATGACTTATTCACAGATGTATACGATAATATTCCGTCCAACCTGCGCGAGCAAGAGAAACTGCTGAAAGAAACCATCAATAGACACCCCAAAGATTACCCTGCAGATGTTCCGATTTAG
- the LOC107935806 gene encoding 2-oxoisovalerate dehydrogenase subunit alpha 2, mitochondrial isoform X1 yields MAFYSKNPRNIINNLKSKVGLWSLMKQSHGTCSYSSCLNTIHLHRFLPLTTLPQFTNPDSISHKKGHFPHFQRFQSTTTEKQIDSVPNGEQSQVLDFPGGKVVFSPEMRFLSESPSVYSQCYRVLDDNGQLISHSNFVPVSEEVAVKMYSNMVTLQTLDTIFYEAQRQGRISFYVTSIGEEAINIASAAALTSDDIVFPQYREPGVLLWRGFTLQEFANQCFGNKADYGKGRQMPIHYGSNKLNYFTVASTIATQIPHAVGAAYSLKMDKKDACAVTYFGDGGTSEGDFHAAMNFAAVTESPVIFICRNNGWAISTPTSDQFRSDGIAVRGQAYGVRSIRVDGNDALAMYSAVHSARHMAVNEHRPILIEAVTYRVGHHSTSDDSTKYRPANEIEWWRMARDPVTRFRKWIEINGWWGSEAESQLRSSIRSQLLHAIQIAERAEKPPVNDLFTDVYDNIPSNLREQEKLLKETINRHPKDYPADVPI; encoded by the exons ATGGCTTTCTATTCGAAAAATCCAAGAAACATTATCAACAACCTTAAATCAAAGGTCGGATTATGGAGTTTAATGAAGCAGAGTCATGGTACTTGTTCTTACAGCTCTTGTCTGAATACCATTCATCTTCACCGTTTCCTCCCATTAACTACTCTACCACAATTCACAAACCCAGATTCTATTTCCCATAAAAAAGGACATTTTCCCCATTTTCAGCGTTTTCAATCCACTACAACTGAGAAACAGATTGATTCTGTCCCAAATGGTGAACAAAGTCAG GTATTGGATTTTCCAGGAGGAAAAGTTGTATTTTCTCCTGAGATGCGGTTTTTATCGGAATCTCCTAGTGTGTATTCCCAGTGCTACCGAGTTCTTGATGATAATGGTCAGCTAATTAGTCACAGCAACTTTGTTCCG GTCAGTGAGGAAGTTGCTGTTAAAATGTATAGCAACATGGTCACCCTTCAAACTTTGGATACCATATTCTACGAAGCTCAAAGGCAAGGAAGAATTTCCTTCTACGTGACCTCCATTGGAGAAGAGGCTATCAACATTGCATCGGCAGCGGCACTTACATCAGATGACATTGTTTTCCCCCAG TACAGGGAGCCAGGAGTTCTATTATGGCGTGGTTTCACCTTGCAAGAATTTGCAAACCAGTGTTTTGGAAACAAAGCTGATTATGGGAAAGGCAGACAAATGCCTATTCATTATGGATCTAACAAGCTTAACTACTTCACCGTAGCATCAACTATTGC TACACAAATTCCTCATGCAGTTGGTGCTGCATATTCtctgaagatggacaaaaaagaTGCATGTGCTGTCACTTACTTTGGTGATGGTGGCACAAGTGAG GGAGATTTTCATGCTGCTATGAATTTTGCGGCGGTCACAGAGTCTCCAGTCATTTTTATCTGCAGGAATAACGGATGGGCAATTAGTACACCCACTTCAGACCAGTTTCGAA GTGATGGGATTGCTGTTAGAGGGCAAGCTTATGGAGTCCGGAGCATTCGTGTAGATGGTAATGATGCACTTGCGATGTATAGTGCAGTTCACTCTGCACGTCATATGGCTGTAAATGAACATAGGCCCATTTTAATTGAA GCTGTTACATATCGAGTTGGACACCACTCCACATCAGATGATTCCACCAAGTACCGTCCTGCCAATGAAATCGAATGGTGGAGAATGGCAAGAGACCCTGTAACAAGATTTCGAAAGTGGATTGAGATAAATGGTTGGTGGGGTAGTGAGGCTGAGTCACAGCTCAGAAGCAGCATTCGGAGTCAG TTATTGCATGCAATTCAGATagcagagagagctgagaaaccTCCAGTTAATGACTTATTCACAGATGTATACGATAATATTCCGTCCAACCTGCGCGAGCAAGAGAAACTGCTGAAAGAAACCATCAATAGACACCCCAAAGATTACCCTGCAGATGTTCCGATTTAG